The Microbacterium sp. W4I20 genome segment GCCGAGCTGGCACACGCGGGCGCCGAGCTCGTCCCGAGCACCGACGGATGAGTCGCAGCGTCCTGCTGCTGCGTGCCGTGAACGTCAACGGGCGCAACAGCGTGCCGATGGCGCGGCTGCGAGAGGTGCTCGCCGACGAGACCGACCTGACCGACGTCGCCACGTACATCGCCAGCGGGAACATCGTGTGCGCGACTCCCCGGAAGCCCGCCGCCGCCTGCGCCTCCGTGCAGAAGGCGATCGCCGCGGAGTTCGGCGTCGACACCCCGGTGATCCATCGGACTCACGCGCAGCTCGTGGCATCCGAGAAGGCTCAGCCGTTCCCGGACGGCGAGGAGAAGTTCGTTCATGCCATGTTCCTCGCGGGGGCCGCGAGCCCCGGAGCCGTCGCGGCCCTGGAGGAACGACTGCAGCCAGGTGAGCACCTCGCCCTCGTGGGCGACGATCTGTGGATCGACTACGGACCGGGCGGCGTGCACTCGACGAAGCTCACCAAGGCCGTGCTGGATCGTGCGCTCGGCGTCGCCGGCACGGCACGGAACCTGCGCACCACGCGCAAGCTCATCGAGCTCACCGTCTGATGCCGACCGGGCCGGTCGAGCTGTCGCTGCCGTTCACTGGCCGCTGGACGGTGCAGAACAGCCCCGCGTCCCGAGTGCCCAGCCACGGGACGACGCTCTTCGGCACCTCCCACGCGATCGACTTCGTGCCGGTGGGAGCCGACGGGCGCAGTGCGCCGCGGACAGTGAGGAGCCTGTTCGCGACCGAGTCCCCGGAGGCTTTCGTCGGTTTCGGGCGGCCACTCCTCGCCCCCGTGTCGGGTGAGGTCGTCGCCGTCCTCGACGGGGAGCAGGATCACGCTGCACGCCGTTCGCTGCCCGCGCTGATCGGCTACGCGCTCACCCAGGGTGCCCGGATTCGGCGAGGAGCTGCCGCCATCGCGGGCAATCACGTGATGATTCGCGCGGGTGGCTCGTTGGTGTTGCTCGCGCACCTGCGGAATGGATCCCTGCTCGTGCGGCCGGGGCAGCAGGTGGCTGCGGGGGAGCAGGTCGGCGAGTGCGGCAACTCCGGCAACAGCACCGAGCCGCACGTGCACGTGCAGGTCTCAGCATCCTTCGACCGCCAGGCGCAGGGGATACCGCTGTGCTTCCGGCATCCGTCTGGCGGATGCTGGGTCCCGAGGAACGGCGAGATCGTCGAGGCCTGACGGCTCGGTCACGGTCTCTCCACCTGCACCTCGGTCGAGAGCGCCATCGGCGGCGCGGATGGATTCTGCTGCATGTCGACGCGCCGCGTGCTGCACCCGGCGCAGCGCACGTAGACGACCGTGCCCTCGCTCGTCGGATGCCGTGACTCGACGAGCCAGGCATGCTCGTGGGCGGGGACGGGTGGCGAGATGCGGCGGATCGGGAGGGTGTTCGATGAGGTCATGCCTCCAGCGTGATGTAATGCTCTTATGCATCTCAACCCTTACGGTGAATATGCCGTACTGCTGGCTGCATCACTCGCCAACGACTGGCCGGCGGATCGCGCGGGTATCGAGGCCCGCACGCTCGAGCTCGGCATGACGCAGACCTTCCCACCCGCGCCCGGCGATCACTCCGCGGTCAGGGGCGTCATCGACGACTGGCTCCGGATCGTCGACGAACCCGATGCGGATGCGCGCGCTGAGCTGCTGAACACGCAACTCGCCGCCGCCGCTGCCTACCCGCGCCTGACGAACCACGACGGGGAGGGCTGGCATCTGCACTACCGGGACGACGTACCATCGCTGCCGTACGTGCTCCGCGCGATCATCAACCTCGGAACGTCGCTGCACCTGGTCACCCGAGGCATGAGCCGACTGGGGCGCTGCCAGGCAGCTCCGTGCACCAACGTCGTCGCCGACGTCACGCGCAACGGTCGCCAGCGGTTCTGCTCCGTGCGCTGCGCCAACCGCGCGGCCGTGCGTCGTCACAGGGCGCGGGCTGCCTGACCCGCCGGAGCCGGACAGCAGAAGACCGCCGGTCGGCCGACCGGCGGTCTTCGCGTCTCAGGCTCAGGCTCGTGATCAGGCCGTCTGTCCGGCGTGCGGGCCTTCGCCGATCTCCTCGACGAGCTTCGCGTTGAACGCAGGCAGGTCGTCCGGGGTACGGCTCGAGACCAGGCCCTCGTCGACCACGACCTCCTCGTCGACCCAGGTGGCCCCGGCGTTGCGGAGGTCGGTCGTGAGGCTGGGATAGCTGGTGAGGGTGCGTCCGTCGACGACGCCGGCCTCGATGAGGATCCAGGCGCCGTGGCAGATCACACCGACCGGCTTGTGCTGCTCGAAGAACGCGCGCGCCAGGGCGATGGACGCCTTGTCGAGTCGCAGGTGATCTGCGTTCACGACGCCGCCGGGAAGCACCAGCGCATCGAACTGATCCGCCTGCGCGTCGGCCGCGGCAAGGTCGACGGACTGCTCATGCCCGTTCTTGCCGGTGATCCGGCCGCTCTCGGGGGCGATCAGGGTGGCGCTCGCGCCTTCTCCGGTCACGGCGTCCCACGGGCTCGTGAGCTCGCTGTCCTCGAATCCGTCTGTCGCCAGGAATGCCACTCGGCTACCGGTGAGAGTCATCATTCATCCTTTCCGTGGGGGAGTCGCATCCCGATATCGGGATGTCACTCGACCCTCTCGCGAAGCGCGCAACGGGTGAAGGGGGTGGCCGATCGGAGTCGGCGATGATACGACGTTCTCGTCCTCGAACGTATCCGAGTCTGTGCGGTGGGCCCCGTGGGGCTCGAACCCACGACCCGCGGATTAAAAGTCCGATGCTCTGCCAACTGAGCTAGAGGCCCCTGGGATCAAGTCTAGTGCGCACAGAAGGGCCCGCCGGTGATCAGATCACCGACGGGCCCTTCTCCTTCTCGCGTTCCTCCCCCGAGACGAGAGAAGGTCGCTTGCCGGGAAAACCCCTCCCAGCAGGTTCAGTCCGAAATTACATCGGGGGCATCAGAACCGTGTCGATGAGGTACACGGTCGCGTTGGCGGTCTGGACGCCACCGCAGATGACGGCCGACTCTCCGTTGACCATCAGGTCGTCGCCGCTGCCGGTGACCTCGAGGTCCGCACCGTTGACCGTCGGGTGGGTGCCGGCGATGGCATCCGGAGCGATCTGGCCGGGGACGACGTGGTACGTCAGGATCGCGCTGAGGGTGTCAGCGTCGGTCTTGAGGGCCTCGATGGTGGCCGGGTCGATCTTCGCGAAGGCGTCGTCCACCGGAGCGAACACCGTGAACTCGTCACCGTTGAGCGTGTCGACGAGGTCGACGTCAGGGTTCAGCTGGCCGCTCACTGCAGCGACGAGCGTCTTGAGGAGCGGGTTGTTGGAGGCGGCCACGGCGACCGGGTCCTTCGACATGCCCTCGACCGAGCCTGCGCCGTCCGGCACTGCTTCGGCGTATGCGGCGCAACCGGAACCGACGAGGTTCGCGGCCGGGTCCATGGGCTCCGTCGACGGCTCCGACGACTCCGAGCTCTCCGGGGCCGTGGATTCCTCCGCGGGGGTGCTGCCCATCGAACAGGCGGAGAGCAGGAATGCGCTCGCCAGCGTGAGGGTGATTGCTGCGGTGACCTTCTTCTTGGTGCTGAACATCTCGAGCTCCTTCAGAACTGAGCCACGGCCTCTCCGTGGCGTTGACAGCTGTTCGGAGCCCCCCCTCGATCGGATGGGAGAAATCTGAGATTGATTGAAATCCCCCTCATCCATTAGTCACGTTCGGGTGA includes the following:
- a CDS encoding DUF1697 domain-containing protein gives rise to the protein MSRSVLLLRAVNVNGRNSVPMARLREVLADETDLTDVATYIASGNIVCATPRKPAAACASVQKAIAAEFGVDTPVIHRTHAQLVASEKAQPFPDGEEKFVHAMFLAGAASPGAVAALEERLQPGEHLALVGDDLWIDYGPGGVHSTKLTKAVLDRALGVAGTARNLRTTRKLIELTV
- a CDS encoding CGNR zinc finger domain-containing protein encodes the protein MHLNPYGEYAVLLAASLANDWPADRAGIEARTLELGMTQTFPPAPGDHSAVRGVIDDWLRIVDEPDADARAELLNTQLAAAAAYPRLTNHDGEGWHLHYRDDVPSLPYVLRAIINLGTSLHLVTRGMSRLGRCQAAPCTNVVADVTRNGRQRFCSVRCANRAAVRRHRARAA
- a CDS encoding fasciclin domain-containing protein, producing MFSTKKKVTAAITLTLASAFLLSACSMGSTPAEESTAPESSESSEPSTEPMDPAANLVGSGCAAYAEAVPDGAGSVEGMSKDPVAVAASNNPLLKTLVAAVSGQLNPDVDLVDTLNGDEFTVFAPVDDAFAKIDPATIEALKTDADTLSAILTYHVVPGQIAPDAIAGTHPTVNGADLEVTGSGDDLMVNGESAVICGGVQTANATVYLIDTVLMPPM
- a CDS encoding M23 family metallopeptidase; this translates as MPTGPVELSLPFTGRWTVQNSPASRVPSHGTTLFGTSHAIDFVPVGADGRSAPRTVRSLFATESPEAFVGFGRPLLAPVSGEVVAVLDGEQDHAARRSLPALIGYALTQGARIRRGAAAIAGNHVMIRAGGSLVLLAHLRNGSLLVRPGQQVAAGEQVGECGNSGNSTEPHVHVQVSASFDRQAQGIPLCFRHPSGGCWVPRNGEIVEA
- a CDS encoding type 1 glutamine amidotransferase domain-containing protein codes for the protein MTLTGSRVAFLATDGFEDSELTSPWDAVTGEGASATLIAPESGRITGKNGHEQSVDLAAADAQADQFDALVLPGGVVNADHLRLDKASIALARAFFEQHKPVGVICHGAWILIEAGVVDGRTLTSYPSLTTDLRNAGATWVDEEVVVDEGLVSSRTPDDLPAFNAKLVEEIGEGPHAGQTA